One window of the Deltaproteobacteria bacterium genome contains the following:
- the lepA gene encoding elongation factor 4, with amino-acid sequence MKRIRNFSIIAHINHGKSTLSDRLIQATGIISDRDFKEQILDTMDIERERGITIKSQAVSLPYTAEDGHTYTLNLIDTPGHVDFTYEVSRSLASCEGVLILVDASQGVEAQTVANLYMAMDHDLEIIPVINKIDLPAADVDWVRQQIEDDLGLDSAGAILASAKEGIGVDDVLEAIVKRLPAPAGDPDSPLQALIFDSHYDPYRGTIIHCRIFEGTVRPGDAIRFMSNNATYRVEEVGVFQIDRVRKDMLSAGGVGYIIAGVKTVSDTRCGDTVTHDNCPCAAPLPGFREIKPVVFSSIYPVASDGYEDLAMAVDKLKLNDASLVYEKDTSAALGFGFRCGFLGLLHLEIVQERLEREFDLSLIITSPSVKYIFIMTDGATEVVDNPALYPDPAKIAKTQEPYIRAAIMTPDRYLGVVIKLCLERRGVNAKHQYMGSKRIELTCELPLAEVIYDFYDRLKTVTQGYGSFDYELIDYRDSDLVKLDILINGEKVDALSQLVYRDGAYDRARYACEKLKKEIPRQMFRIAIQGAIGAKIIARETISAYRKDVTAKCYGGDITRKRKLLEKQKKGKRRMKMVGSVMIPQSAFLAVLKRDTE; translated from the coding sequence GTGAAACGCATCCGAAATTTCAGCATCATTGCTCACATAAACCACGGCAAATCGACCCTTTCGGACCGTCTCATCCAGGCGACCGGCATCATCTCGGACCGAGATTTCAAAGAGCAGATCCTTGATACAATGGACATTGAGAGGGAGCGGGGTATTACGATCAAAAGCCAGGCCGTCTCCCTGCCTTACACTGCTGAAGATGGCCACACTTACACCTTGAACCTTATCGATACACCCGGTCACGTGGATTTCACCTACGAGGTTTCCAGGTCCCTTGCATCCTGTGAAGGGGTCCTCATCCTGGTGGATGCGAGCCAGGGGGTGGAGGCCCAAACGGTGGCGAACCTTTATATGGCCATGGACCATGATCTTGAGATTATTCCGGTGATCAACAAGATCGATCTTCCGGCCGCTGACGTGGATTGGGTTAGACAGCAGATCGAAGACGATCTTGGACTGGACTCGGCAGGGGCAATACTCGCTTCGGCCAAAGAAGGGATCGGGGTTGACGATGTCCTAGAAGCGATTGTTAAAAGGCTCCCCGCACCCGCGGGAGATCCGGACAGCCCTTTGCAGGCCCTTATATTTGACTCTCACTATGATCCCTACCGGGGTACGATTATCCACTGCCGGATCTTTGAAGGCACTGTAAGGCCTGGGGACGCCATACGCTTTATGTCCAATAATGCCACATACCGGGTGGAAGAGGTTGGGGTCTTTCAGATTGACAGGGTTCGAAAGGACATGCTCTCAGCCGGGGGGGTGGGTTACATTATTGCTGGGGTCAAGACCGTGAGCGACACCAGATGTGGGGATACCGTCACGCATGATAATTGTCCCTGTGCAGCGCCGTTGCCGGGTTTCCGGGAAATCAAGCCCGTGGTTTTTTCTTCTATCTATCCCGTGGCATCTGACGGATACGAAGACCTGGCAATGGCCGTGGATAAGTTGAAGCTAAATGATGCCTCCCTCGTGTACGAGAAGGACACCTCGGCAGCCCTGGGTTTTGGATTCCGGTGTGGTTTCCTTGGGCTGCTGCATCTGGAAATAGTGCAGGAACGTTTGGAGCGTGAATTTGACCTTTCTCTTATCATAACGTCGCCTTCGGTAAAGTATATTTTCATCATGACCGACGGGGCAACAGAGGTTGTCGACAACCCTGCTCTTTATCCCGATCCTGCCAAGATCGCTAAGACGCAAGAGCCTTATATCAGGGCAGCCATTATGACGCCCGATAGATATCTTGGCGTGGTGATAAAGCTCTGCCTTGAGCGCCGGGGCGTCAATGCAAAGCATCAATACATGGGCAGCAAAAGGATTGAGCTGACATGCGAGCTCCCGCTGGCTGAGGTAATCTACGATTTTTACGACAGGCTCAAGACCGTCACTCAGGGCTATGGTTCCTTTGATTACGAACTCATTGACTACCGTGACAGCGATCTTGTCAAACTAGACATCCTTATCAACGGCGAAAAAGTGGATGCCCTCTCCCAACTGGTCTATCGAGACGGGGCTTACGACCGGGCGAGGTATGCATGCGAAAAGCTGAAAAAGGAGATCCCGAGACAGATGTTCAGGATCGCCATCCAGGGTGCAATCGGTGCAAAGATCATTGCGCGGGAGACTATCTCGGCTTATCGCAAGGATGTGACAGCCAAGTGTTACGGTGGAGATATTACGCGGAAGAGAAAGCTCCTTGAAAAACAGAAAAAGGGGAAACGGCGGATGAAGATGGTCGGCTCCGTCATGATCCCCCAGTCTGCCTTCCTTGCCGTCCTTAAGCGGGACACCGAGTGA
- a CDS encoding indolepyruvate oxidoreductase subunit beta — protein MDNYRICFTGVGGQGTLLATKVMAEAAIYAGHNVLASEVHGMAQRGGVVESTVMIGDIKSPIISDGEANVLLGFEPVETYRALRRCSADSVVISNSVRVTPFSVAIGKGAYPDVEKLFAFVRSRVKKLITLNAQTLAQQAGSALSANVVMIGALASSGVLPVAREAFEETIRTKTKEKFVEANLRAFGMGFGTS, from the coding sequence ATGGACAATTATCGTATATGTTTCACGGGCGTTGGCGGGCAGGGAACTCTTCTGGCTACCAAGGTTATGGCCGAAGCTGCAATTTACGCGGGTCATAATGTCCTGGCCAGCGAGGTCCATGGTATGGCCCAGCGGGGCGGAGTAGTAGAATCGACCGTGATGATCGGCGATATCAAAAGCCCGATCATTTCGGACGGCGAGGCAAATGTTCTTCTCGGATTTGAACCGGTGGAGACTTATCGGGCTTTGCGGAGATGTTCGGCCGACTCCGTGGTCATTTCTAATAGCGTACGGGTGACCCCTTTCAGTGTGGCTATTGGGAAAGGCGCTTACCCTGATGTTGAGAAGCTCTTTGCCTTTGTCCGGAGCCGCGTGAAGAAACTGATTACGTTAAATGCACAGACCTTGGCGCAGCAAGCCGGGTCTGCGCTGTCAGCCAACGTGGTGATGATTGGCGCTCTGGCCAGCAGCGGAGTCTTGCCGGTTGCCAGAGAAGCCTTTGAAGAGACTATCCGCACCAAGACAAAGGAGAAGTTTGTGGAGGCAAATTTGCGGGCCTTTGGCATGGGTTTTGGGACATCGTGA
- the iorA gene encoding indolepyruvate ferredoxin oxidoreductase subunit alpha, which translates to MHPLLTEETGKKLLLLGNEAIVRGALEAGLSFATTYPGTPSSEIGDNFFRIASESELYFEYSTNEKVALETAAGAAVSGVRTMCSMKHVGLNVAADPLMTLAYVGVRGGMVIVTADDPSMFSSQNEQDSRIYGRLSSLPMLEPASAQEAKEITKAAFEISEALELPVLLRTTTRLSHYRGIVTTAQLRPPKTKGAFEKNSARFVTVPANARVRHKVLLDQAEKARDMACQSTFNTVTGEGSWGIATSGMAYNYVADAIKDLGIEDKVRVLKLGFTYPFPEKLALDFIKSVEKILVVEELEPLLEDSLRVTAQTDGLVTPIAGKRADLFSRLYEYNPGMVREVIARFFGIDYTLPEPVDVEKNPEPIQVPMRPPNLCAGCPHRAAYYAVNSVLKETKAEVIFPTDIGCYTLGILPPLQTADFLICMGSSVTSAAGISRVTGKKVIAFIGDSTFFHSGITGLINAVHNQHNFILVILDNGTTAMTGHQPHPGADITLPGWDKPSISIEAIVRACGVEQVAVVNPNNLSKTKKAIQEALESNQLSVIIAKAPCPLYERRVLGKKSKRAFVVGPECNTECTECIDTFGCPALYKNPAPDAKTTMIIDQQLCIGCGVCIQFCKKIRPKKI; encoded by the coding sequence ATGCATCCCCTGTTGACTGAAGAGACAGGCAAGAAACTTCTCCTTCTGGGAAACGAGGCCATTGTTAGAGGCGCTCTTGAGGCTGGCCTGAGCTTTGCCACGACCTATCCGGGCACACCGTCATCTGAGATAGGAGACAACTTTTTTCGCATAGCTTCCGAATCAGAGCTTTACTTTGAGTATTCTACCAATGAAAAGGTGGCCCTGGAGACGGCTGCAGGTGCTGCTGTGTCTGGCGTGCGGACAATGTGCAGTATGAAACACGTGGGCCTTAATGTGGCTGCCGATCCATTGATGACATTGGCCTATGTCGGCGTGCGGGGAGGCATGGTTATCGTTACGGCCGACGACCCGTCGATGTTTTCAAGCCAGAACGAGCAGGATAGTCGGATCTACGGCAGATTGTCCAGCCTGCCGATGCTGGAACCCGCATCCGCCCAAGAGGCCAAAGAGATAACCAAGGCAGCCTTTGAAATTTCAGAAGCCCTTGAGCTCCCAGTGCTGCTTCGGACCACCACACGGTTGAGCCATTATCGCGGCATTGTCACAACGGCCCAACTGAGGCCCCCGAAGACCAAAGGTGCTTTTGAGAAGAATAGTGCTCGATTTGTCACTGTACCGGCAAATGCCAGGGTCCGCCACAAGGTGCTTCTTGATCAGGCGGAAAAGGCTCGGGACATGGCCTGCCAATCGACTTTTAATACAGTGACCGGCGAAGGCTCCTGGGGCATTGCCACAAGCGGAATGGCCTATAACTACGTGGCTGATGCCATCAAGGATCTTGGGATTGAGGACAAGGTCAGGGTGCTGAAGCTCGGTTTCACATACCCATTTCCTGAAAAGCTTGCACTAGACTTTATCAAATCGGTGGAAAAGATCCTCGTTGTGGAGGAACTGGAGCCTCTGTTAGAGGATAGTCTTAGGGTTACAGCCCAGACCGACGGTCTTGTCACACCTATTGCCGGAAAAAGGGCGGATCTCTTTTCACGTCTATATGAATACAACCCCGGCATGGTGCGTGAGGTCATAGCGCGGTTTTTCGGCATTGACTATACCCTGCCAGAACCCGTCGACGTAGAGAAGAACCCGGAGCCCATTCAGGTTCCTATGCGGCCTCCAAACCTGTGTGCGGGTTGTCCCCATCGGGCAGCCTATTATGCAGTCAACAGCGTGCTGAAAGAGACCAAGGCCGAAGTCATCTTTCCCACAGATATCGGGTGTTACACCCTGGGGATTCTGCCCCCCTTGCAGACAGCGGACTTTCTTATTTGCATGGGGTCCAGTGTCACTTCAGCGGCCGGCATCTCCAGGGTAACAGGCAAGAAGGTGATTGCGTTTATCGGCGATTCAACGTTTTTTCACTCGGGTATCACAGGGCTGATCAATGCCGTGCACAACCAACACAACTTCATTCTTGTCATCCTCGACAATGGCACAACAGCCATGACCGGCCACCAACCTCATCCTGGCGCGGATATCACGCTGCCCGGATGGGACAAGCCCTCTATTTCCATTGAGGCCATTGTCAGGGCCTGTGGCGTTGAGCAGGTGGCAGTAGTCAATCCGAACAACCTGTCCAAGACCAAGAAGGCGATCCAGGAGGCCCTGGAGTCAAACCAGCTTTCCGTCATTATAGCCAAGGCCCCGTGTCCTCTATACGAGAGGCGGGTCCTTGGCAAGAAATCAAAACGGGCGTTCGTGGTAGGTCCTGAGTGCAATACGGAGTGCACGGAATGCATTGACACTTTCGGGTGTCCCGCCCTTTACAAGAATCCGGCTCCTGATGCCAAGACAACCATGATCATTGACCAACAGCTTTGTATCGGTTGCGGGGTATGTATCCAGTTTTGCAAGAAGATCAGGCCAAAAAAGATTTAG
- a CDS encoding ABC transporter ATP-binding protein: protein MRLTKDNKALLEIDGLCKEFGGLLAINSLSFAVDSGLIKSVIGPNGAGKTTLFKMITGLLDPTRGEVRLKGRPINGLNPYQIADQGISSTFQTVELFGEMTVLENVMVGRHVRTRSEFFAAGFRLKRMRQEEEKIRQAALERLEFAGLLEKKNMKADNLPLGDQKLLEIGRALATDPQLLLLDEPAGGLNDRETEYLAERICAIRDQGITVLLVEHDMNLVMNISDEIVVINYGQKIAEGHPHAIKDNQDVIDAYLGEAIDYSDLRRATGSRFT from the coding sequence ATGCGTTTAACGAAAGATAATAAAGCCTTATTGGAAATTGATGGGCTATGCAAAGAATTCGGCGGCCTCTTGGCCATCAACTCTCTTTCCTTTGCCGTGGATTCAGGGTTGATCAAGTCTGTCATTGGTCCAAACGGCGCTGGAAAGACCACGCTGTTTAAGATGATTACCGGTCTTCTTGATCCCACAAGGGGCGAGGTCCGGTTGAAGGGGCGGCCCATAAACGGTCTGAATCCGTATCAGATCGCAGATCAAGGTATTTCGAGTACATTTCAAACCGTGGAGCTTTTTGGCGAGATGACGGTGCTTGAAAATGTGATGGTAGGACGTCATGTGAGGACTCGATCAGAGTTTTTTGCTGCTGGCTTTCGCCTCAAGAGAATGCGACAGGAGGAAGAGAAGATCAGGCAAGCTGCCCTGGAGCGCCTCGAATTCGCAGGGCTGCTTGAGAAAAAAAACATGAAGGCAGACAACCTTCCGCTGGGCGACCAGAAGCTCCTAGAGATTGGAAGGGCTCTGGCAACCGACCCCCAACTGCTGCTCCTGGATGAGCCAGCAGGAGGCCTTAACGATCGTGAAACGGAGTATCTGGCAGAACGAATCTGCGCCATCCGGGATCAGGGCATCACCGTGTTGCTCGTAGAACATGACATGAATCTTGTCATGAACATATCTGACGAGATCGTGGTTATTAATTACGGCCAGAAGATAGCGGAGGGCCACCCTCATGCCATCAAGGACAACCAGGATGTCATTGATGCCTATCTGGGAGAAGCTATAGACTATTCTGACCTGAGAAGGGCTACCGGATCAAGATTCACGTAG
- a CDS encoding ABC transporter substrate-binding protein, which translates to MSLDKQMTILVVDDSGTMRAMFKQMLNKLGFANIISAVDGVDGIEKLQEHNINLIISDWNMPNKDGLDFLKWVRHDEKCENIPFILATAQGDKSQQELGKKEGANNHIAKPFDTEELKAKIDETLGLKDGVAEEKREPRLIHGKVQMRVGHIQITDHLALGVLRHQIQIGEVGPKYFDLETLCMPGWNPIQESLEKGNVDAAFILAPIAMDLFGFRAPIKLVLLAHKNGSIFVRSNKDEINNYESLKDFFKYKVIDIPHKMSVHNMLAHKFLTDLGLKPGVPGKKPINVRFEVVPPVKMAGIIKKNEEVAGFIVAEPIGSNAIAKGIAEFQFLSASLWKNHPCCVVAMRDEFISEYPDAVYEFTSLLVQAGKFIEQNKKKAAEIAVAFLDPKKELGLTTSVLDKVLNEPQGITMNDLYPVLEDLDKIQRYMHDQMDIGVLIDVERFVDLKFADAACK; encoded by the coding sequence ATGTCACTTGATAAGCAAATGACAATCCTGGTTGTAGATGATTCCGGAACCATGCGGGCGATGTTCAAACAGATGCTAAACAAACTTGGTTTTGCTAACATCATTTCCGCTGTGGATGGCGTTGATGGAATCGAGAAGCTTCAAGAGCATAATATAAATCTGATAATCAGCGACTGGAATATGCCGAACAAGGACGGGTTGGACTTTCTGAAATGGGTCCGTCATGATGAGAAATGTGAGAATATCCCTTTCATACTGGCAACAGCACAGGGCGATAAGTCTCAACAAGAGCTTGGCAAAAAGGAGGGGGCAAATAACCATATTGCAAAGCCCTTTGACACTGAAGAACTCAAGGCAAAAATCGATGAGACTCTTGGCCTAAAAGACGGGGTCGCGGAAGAAAAGCGCGAGCCAAGGTTGATTCACGGGAAGGTTCAAATGAGAGTGGGACATATTCAGATTACCGATCACCTTGCACTCGGAGTTCTAAGGCATCAAATACAAATAGGAGAGGTTGGTCCCAAATATTTTGACCTGGAGACTCTATGCATGCCCGGCTGGAACCCGATTCAAGAATCTCTGGAAAAGGGAAACGTTGATGCCGCTTTTATTCTGGCCCCTATTGCAATGGATCTCTTTGGATTTCGTGCACCCATAAAACTAGTACTGCTGGCTCACAAAAACGGCAGCATTTTTGTGCGTTCAAACAAGGATGAAATCAATAATTATGAATCACTGAAAGACTTCTTCAAATATAAGGTAATAGACATCCCCCATAAGATGTCTGTCCATAATATGTTGGCACACAAATTCTTGACCGACTTGGGTCTGAAGCCGGGAGTCCCTGGAAAGAAGCCCATTAATGTCCGTTTTGAAGTCGTGCCGCCAGTAAAGATGGCAGGCATAATAAAGAAGAACGAAGAAGTCGCAGGCTTTATTGTGGCCGAACCGATCGGTTCGAATGCTATTGCAAAGGGAATTGCAGAGTTTCAGTTCCTCTCTGCATCGCTCTGGAAAAACCATCCCTGCTGCGTCGTTGCCATGCGGGATGAGTTTATTTCAGAATATCCCGATGCCGTGTATGAGTTTACGTCTTTGCTTGTTCAGGCTGGGAAGTTTATCGAGCAAAACAAAAAAAAGGCTGCTGAAATTGCTGTTGCTTTCTTGGATCCGAAAAAAGAATTGGGCTTGACCACATCCGTTCTGGATAAGGTCCTTAACGAACCTCAAGGGATAACAATGAATGACCTGTACCCGGTGCTTGAGGACCTTGACAAGATTCAACGATATATGCACGATCAAATGGACATAGGCGTTTTGATTGACGTCGAAAGGTTCGTTGATCTAAAATTTGCCGATGCAGCGTGCAAATAG
- a CDS encoding universal stress protein gives MAKKILVAVDESKNSMKAVNYVAKSMHPNALVTLFSVIPDSTAACGLDSPALTPLFKESRQAFCAIEDTKKESVKAFMEKAKQGLVRGGFASKNVTVKIRKKKVGLARDILREAQHGKYDTLVIGRRGLSGIKQFFFGSVSNKVVQLAKKMSVIVVD, from the coding sequence ATGGCAAAAAAAATTCTAGTTGCAGTCGATGAATCCAAGAATTCCATGAAGGCAGTTAACTACGTGGCTAAAAGCATGCATCCAAACGCCTTGGTTACGCTATTTAGTGTTATACCAGATTCCACTGCAGCCTGCGGGCTGGACAGCCCCGCCCTTACGCCACTATTTAAGGAAAGCAGACAAGCATTTTGTGCCATAGAGGACACCAAGAAAGAGAGTGTTAAAGCCTTTATGGAAAAGGCCAAGCAGGGTCTTGTAAGGGGAGGTTTTGCTTCCAAGAATGTGACCGTCAAGATCAGGAAAAAGAAGGTAGGCCTGGCAAGAGATATATTAAGAGAGGCCCAGCATGGGAAATACGATACGCTTGTTATTGGAAGACGGGGACTCTCGGGTATTAAGCAGTTTTTCTTTGGAAGTGTTTCCAACAAGGTTGTGCAACTTGCGAAGAAAATGTCCGTTATTGTCGTGGACTGA
- the mce gene encoding methylmalonyl-CoA epimerase: protein MEAKKIDHIGIAVFDIEHAKCFYEESLGLAVEHEETLKEMKIAFVPVGGVNIELIQPTSKEGVIARFITKRGEGIHHIAYEVDDVGDTLERLKAQGVKLLDETPRAGAHGKQVAFLHPKSCFGVLTELVSKKDN, encoded by the coding sequence ATGGAGGCTAAAAAGATCGACCATATAGGCATTGCCGTCTTTGACATCGAGCACGCCAAGTGCTTTTACGAGGAGTCGCTTGGCCTGGCAGTGGAACATGAAGAGACTTTAAAGGAAATGAAGATCGCCTTTGTTCCTGTAGGCGGGGTGAATATTGAGTTGATTCAGCCAACTTCAAAAGAGGGTGTAATCGCCAGGTTCATTACCAAGCGTGGCGAAGGTATCCACCATATTGCCTATGAGGTTGATGATGTCGGTGACACGCTTGAGAGGCTCAAAGCCCAAGGTGTCAAACTCCTGGATGAGACCCCCCGCGCCGGGGCCCATGGGAAACAAGTAGCTTTTTTGCACCCAAAGAGCTGTTTTGGGGTTTTGACCGAATTGGTATCCAAAAAAGATAATTGA
- a CDS encoding cytoplasmic protein → MQHSFFANQRQRASGISTKQEMFKEFDATELYCPRCGRSMPVRKRLLLVLPEGDKYEYLCNMCGASVGTKVVRGSEQLRVII, encoded by the coding sequence ATGCAACACAGTTTTTTTGCAAACCAGCGTCAGCGTGCCTCCGGCATTTCCACAAAGCAGGAAATGTTTAAGGAGTTCGACGCCACGGAACTCTATTGCCCAAGGTGCGGGAGATCAATGCCCGTGCGCAAGCGCCTGTTGTTGGTCCTCCCAGAAGGAGACAAGTACGAATATCTGTGCAACATGTGTGGAGCTTCCGTGGGAACCAAGGTAGTTCGGGGAAGCGAACAGCTTCGCGTGATCATTTGA
- a CDS encoding thymidylate synthase has product MNLVSIEARDLPDAWFQCVYEILDKGHQYKVDHGSYVGQKRLEFDYVTVHIKYPAVRPLIPDIPASFGIPNPVAEGYLEEYLPYLMTPEKQPNEDYTYGERLAGWSLPCAGEAGLIAKNGQELQRDPSKNTVELSVVNQIESVINMYKTKGYGTNQAAMTVSVPSDVRLGDPPCLRHIDTRIRNERLHFVVYFRSWDLWNGFPANLGGIQLLKEYMASEIGVADGEIVAASKGLHLYDYVWELAQLRTMRNEGTRNVVA; this is encoded by the coding sequence ATGAATCTCGTTTCCATAGAGGCACGGGACTTACCCGATGCGTGGTTTCAATGTGTATATGAGATTTTGGACAAGGGTCATCAGTACAAGGTCGATCATGGTAGCTACGTCGGACAGAAACGGCTCGAGTTTGACTATGTGACTGTTCACATCAAATATCCTGCGGTCCGGCCCTTAATTCCGGATATACCCGCTTCCTTTGGCATACCAAATCCCGTGGCAGAAGGATATCTAGAGGAATACCTACCGTACTTGATGACCCCCGAGAAGCAGCCAAACGAAGACTACACTTACGGCGAGCGTCTTGCTGGTTGGTCATTGCCGTGTGCCGGCGAAGCAGGTCTTATTGCAAAAAATGGACAGGAGTTACAGCGTGATCCCTCGAAGAATACGGTAGAGTTGAGTGTTGTTAACCAGATAGAATCAGTCATCAATATGTACAAGACAAAAGGCTATGGCACAAACCAAGCAGCAATGACAGTTTCGGTTCCATCCGATGTTCGTTTGGGAGATCCCCCGTGTCTGCGCCACATAGATACTCGTATTCGCAACGAGAGGCTCCACTTCGTGGTCTATTTCAGATCTTGGGATTTATGGAATGGTTTTCCGGCCAACCTTGGCGGAATTCAACTTCTAAAGGAGTACATGGCTAGCGAAATCGGTGTCGCAGATGGTGAGATAGTGGCAGCCAGCAAGGGCCTCCATCTTTATGACTATGTATGGGAATTGGCCCAACTCCGCACTATGCGCAACGAAGGAACTCGAAACGTCGTTGCCTGA